The genomic stretch GTAGACACAGCTCCAGGACATACTGCTAAGTGAACAATGGTAGAGAACGTGTATATATTATCCTATGAAAGGGTGAGAAGGaagagtatatatatttttcatttctgtttgcatAAAGAAATAGCAGAAGGGGAACTGTGTCGTCAGGGACAGTGGTGTGGAACTTGACTTCTAGGTGAATATCTTTTCATACGGTTTTGATTTTTGaatcaaattatttattaaaaaataaaataaaaggatgtgACCCATGATAGTTGAAATCTAGTAATAtctttgtctttaggtatttgtatttgtttttaagcTTCCATTGTTATACTTTTACCATGCCCTCTTATTTGCAATGTTACTTTTCACCCTTTGAAATAGAAATCCAACTTCTGGGGACCTACTTTTGAGACACACTTGAAAATGATTATGTAATTGTTGTTAACTAAATTTTTAAGAATCCAGCAATAGGTGACTTGTGAAATAAACTATGTAGCATCGCACAATGGAATACTGTGGGTATTTGCAAGGCCGCCATTTTACTATTTAGGAGTTAGTACGTCTTTTTTAATCCAGTTCTGTTTTTATATGCAGAATAATTACATATTTCTACATGGGCACATTGCTGAAGAGCTGAAAAATATGTTGTGgtataaagaaaagaacaaattcccttctcctcccccaatATTCCCCGTTTTTACTTTGGCCACATAGGATACAATAAAACTTGTAGCATCAAGATGAGACAGTTCtctccttatctttttttttttttcttttacgtgTTATTATTGTACATCTTACACAGCAAAACCCCTTATTTatggtttatattttcttaagGAGGCCCCACTGGTCTTCAATTGTTCTGGCAGTCATATAAccttctgttcttttctctgtccctctcttttttcttttctttcaaaaaaaccccacaggcaGGGATAATCAAACCAATTATTAGTAAAGAATATAATTTCTGTGTCACCACTCTTACCTACTTGTCTCAGAAGATCTCTCAGACAATCAATGAGATTGATTTCAAGTCTGTCTCCTCTTACATGGATGTTAGAGCTGATATAATTCTGTGGTCAGAACATCAAAACAATAGACTCCTGGAATTGTTAAAGACCATAAGGAGCATGTTAAACACTGGATTTCAGACTACTTTGACTGTAACCCCAATAAGATATGCTTTCTTCTTTATGACCCAGAACGTACACGCATATGCCTAACAACATAAGTGTCTGAAGCCTAAATTCCAGGAAGCCGTATTTATCCTTACAATGTGCACACTCTAGTATGTTCTAGTCTATTCTATTCCTAACAGGCCATGAAAAACGTTACTCTAATCTAactgttttgcttttaaataagcAAATGGAAGCACAAAGAGGTAGAATAATGATTCAGATTTATGGATGATAAATGATCAGGGCCCGGTCTCCTctgtcttttcccctttctttatattcttctcTACCTCAGTCGCCCCCTTGGTGACCTCACCAAGTCTCATGACTTTAAATGCCATCCATAGACCAATGACTCCATCTTAATTCAACTCCATCCTCCCCAAAACTACTCTTGTCAAAACTACTGACCTCCATACTGCTAAACCAAGGAACTATTCTCAGGCTTCTAATCACTTCAGTCTACCATCAACATTTGAACCCAGTTGATTACTCCCTTATCCACTTGGTAATCTCTTGGACTCTGCAAACTTCAcaacagaatttctgattcacCCTCCCCCAACTCCACCACAACACACTTGCTTCTCTCTTATAGGTGACCGCCTTAGGAAAACTCATCTCATTCTTTCAGCCACATTGAGTTTGAGGGCTTAACATCTAAGAAAGCACTGaacaaattaaaagagaaaaaccatatgattatatCAATACATGAAGTATGGCAgccattcaaatttttttttaagtaaaataggaATTGAAGGTAACCATTTAAATATAATGGAGATACAAAAAGTTAATAACAGATATTATTCTAAAAGACAACACTTAATACCATGCTAATTAAAACCAAGAACTAAAAAGGGATGCCTcctaaaaatattattcaacttTATTTTGGAAATTCTTAGCAAATgctatacaaaaagaaaattaaatgcttGGTTTTCacatttaaggaaaacaaaaatagttaaaattattttgctaATGACTAGGAAAAACTCAAGGGGCTCTTAGTTTAAGGAGTAAAGGAAGTAGAATTATAGAAATCAGTAAGTTTGCTGGATACAACATATCAATACATTTCTTCCTTCCTAGCAGTAAGACCTAAAAATAGGAAATGAGTATGCCATTCACaatagaaacaaggaaataaattaattaggaATAGAATTGAGGACACATGACTCATACAGAGAGAACAGTAGAAAAGAATGAGAATACAGAAATAGATCTCATTatataagaatttaataaataacaaaaatgatatATTTCAGTTCAGTGTGAGAACTGAATGGATTATTTAACAAATGGTGTTAAAACAACTGGCCATCCATCTGGAAGGATGTAAACTTGGATTCTCTCTTAAACTACATAAAACAAACTCTAGATGGATTAgaaactaaacattttttttttttttttttttttcctttttgcggtatgcgggcctctcactgtcgtggcctctcccgttgcggagcacaggctccggatgcgcaggcccagcggccatggctcacgggcccagccgctccgcggcatatgggatcctcccagatcggggcacgaacccgtatcccctgcatcggcaggcggactctcaaccactgcgccaccagggaggccctaaacattttttaagaagcaaaaatttttagaagaaaagctAGGAGGTGAATAAATAATAGAGGGGTGGGATTCAGTTTCTAAACCAAGAGTGGAAATCTAGAAGCTATAAAAGATACATTTGTGATTAAAATGTCTaatattcaaattttatatatatctaaTAAATTTTATATCATACATATAAACGGAAAATATACCATAAACAAAGGAAATATAGAGATAAAAGCCAAGAGTAGAAAACTATCTGCAACACAGGTGATAAGTATAAGGTTCATTTTTCTATCATATAAAAAACACAACTGGGCAGGAAAAAGACAAACTGCCTAATGAAAAATTAGCagagatataaatgaaaattctCTGAAAAGCTTATTCAAATGGCCAGTGAACTTAAAGAAAGGATGCACTGGTGGTCAtggtaatgcaaatcaaagtgACAATGTGAAATAATTTTACCCCCTTTAGACTGACAGAAATTAATGAGATCATACCCTGATGGTTGGAATGCAGGAGGGGGAGCCATTTTCAGGCTATGTCAGGgccaactgaaatttaaaatacactcTAACTAATCTAGCAATTTCAGCTTTGGAATTCTATTGTTTATTGCACCATGCTCAGCAGTTGTAAATAGAGATGTCAATACTTATCAACatgaaatggatgaataaattattCTACTTCACATgcaggacattaaaaaaaaagatttgacttGAAAGGATTTCCTTTAAGGTtaagagaaaagcagagaagCGTATATATCGccattttgtaaataataataaaacactaccagaaaaagaaaacaatcatgcATGTTTATGGATAAGTGTATGTAAAAGACTGAATTCAAAGGAAAACATGAATAGCTACATACCTGTTGGGAAAGGGGAGTAGGGATGTGAAGTGACAGTAAGGCAGACATTAAGGAGATGCAAGGAGCCATGCaaaacaatggggaaaaaaagacaaaacagaaaacaattgaCTGTTAAAGAATTTGTATGCACATATGTAAAAGTGTTACAACTAATTGAGCTTCACTAAGTAAAAGTGAGTAAAGCTGGCTCAACatatggtacttttttttttttctcggatGTGAAAAAAGACGTTATTAAAATGaatcccagggcctccctggtggcgcagtggttaagagtccgcctgccgatgcaggggatacgggttcgtgccccggtctgggaggatcccatatgccgcggagcggctgggcccgtgagccatggccgctgggcctgcgcgtccggagcctgtgctccgcaacgggagaggccacaacagtgagaggcccgcataccgcaaaaagaaaaaaataaaaaaataaattaaaaaaaatgaatcccagaattaaaatttcaaaagtttaaaGGGGCAATTCTATGAAAGTGTCCCCGAGTATTTAACGTGGTGCTGCGCACCAGGGTTGAAAACCCTGCAGGCGGAGAAATACAATCTAGTTAGGCACAGAGTGGGAGTTTCAAATATTATCCAATCAGGGCAGTCCTGTTTCTATAAAGAGAAACCGGGACTAGCTGACAACCTGCAAATGGACCCAGGGTAAGTCGCCGAGCATGAACGATCTGCAAGGTCAGAGCTAGACTGTGATGTCGCTGCAGGAGGCGTGTGAGGCCTACCTAGTAAGCTCAGGGACACCAATCTGAGTGCCATGTAAGCCAGAGGATCACCGTTATTCCCAAGGTCAGACAGCTCTTGAGCCACATCTCCTCAAAAGCATTTTTCAGGGCCACCCAATTTTGGAAAAAGCCGATTTAGCAATATTGCCCAAGAACATAATGTCCCCAACTTTGGTCTCGCAGAGAACGCCAAGGAAATGTTGAGTAGACAAACGAGCACATAGTACACGGACCCAGCCTCAGCCACGGGTTCAATCGCAGCTACAGGCAGTTACCACTGAGGATGAATGTTTGGAGTGTGACTTCAGGATCGGTTCAAAAAGCTCCCCCAGATATTTCTAACGTACAGGTAGAGATGTAAGCTTCAGGTTAAAACGGGACTAGGGAAACAGATCCTGAGCGTTGAAGTTTTAAATCACTTGGGAgaccaaaatcaaaacaaaacaaaaaaaccaaaacaccacCTTCCTCAGTTATCAATTTACAAATCCCACAGCGAGAATTTAAGCTCGAAAGAATTCTGACGTGGAGCAAGGATTGGCTTAAACACACTGCTTTTGCATGGGGCTGAAAtttatgaaacttgtaagacagGAGAGCTGTGTACTTAAAGCTCTTTCCCTGAAATAAGTAGGTGGCTCTTAAAAGAGCCGTTGGGTTACTGGAAGCAGCTTCCAACCAggacttttactttttcttcggTGCTGCCTTCTTGGGCTTGGCAGCAGTCTTTGGCTTGGTCACCTTTGCTTTGGCCGCTTTGGGTTTCACAGCCTTGGCTTTAGCAGGACTCTTACCTATTTTCTTAGGCTTCACAACCCTGGACTTCTTGGGACTCTTGGAGGACTTCTTTGTCGCCACAGGCTTTTTAGCCTTCTTCGGAGTCTTGACACCTTTTTTACCAGCAGCCGCCCCGGTGGCCTTCTTGGGCTTCTTAGAAGAACTTGTTACCTTCGCTTTCGCTGCTACCTTTGTGGCGCTGGGCTTGCTATCCACCGAGGCTACTTTCTTGTTGAACTTAAAAGAGCCCGAGGCGCCGGTGCCCTTGGTCTGCACCAGAGTGCCTTTGCTCACCAGGCTCCTAAGGCCGAGCTTGATGCGACTGTTGTTCTTCTCCACGTCGTAGCCGGCGGCCGCCAGCGCCTTCTTGAGCGCAGCCAAGGACACGCCGCTGCGCTCCTTAGAAGAAGAAACGGCCTGCACAATCAGCTCCGAGACTGAAGGACCCGCGGGTTTCTTCTTggcagctgctgctgcagcctTCGCAGGCTTCTTCGCCTTCCTGCCAGCTGAAGGCTTCTCGGGGGGAGTGGAAGCAGCTGGAACGGGCGGTGCGGTCTCGGACATGACGGAAACAAAGAAGAACTAAGTAAACTACTACGACCTGCCAAAGCAGTAAAACTGCAGCGGCCCAAGTGCGCGGTATTTATAGGGCGACGCTGCGCTGTGATTGGTGCGCTCTGGCGCCCGCCCCCGGCACCCTAGCGCCCCCTGCGCGCCCCGCCGGGTCTCCGAAGGCCAATGCCGGCCGCTGGGGCCTATAGGCCTTCTTCCCTGCCGCTTGCACTGAGGCACCCAGACAGCACCctgcctccctccatccccccccGCTGGTCGCCTAATGGAGACA from Mesoplodon densirostris isolate mMesDen1 chromosome 10, mMesDen1 primary haplotype, whole genome shotgun sequence encodes the following:
- the H1-1 gene encoding histone H1.1; the protein is MSETAPPVPAASTPPEKPSAGRKAKKPAKAAAAAAKKKPAGPSVSELIVQAVSSSKERSGVSLAALKKALAAAGYDVEKNNSRIKLGLRSLVSKGTLVQTKGTGASGSFKFNKKVASVDSKPSATKVAAKAKVTSSSKKPKKATGAAAGKKGVKTPKKAKKPVATKKSSKSPKKSRVVKPKKIGKSPAKAKAVKPKAAKAKVTKPKTAAKPKKAAPKKK